From Flavobacterium alkalisoli, the proteins below share one genomic window:
- a CDS encoding LytR/AlgR family response regulator transcription factor: MQYSYLIIDEDISAKDTLAQLEGFPEYFCAGVASSKDEAVNKILELQPSLVFLEVSPKNKKSQLSLSIITELHQYIDTLPYFVVTTSNTKFAYDAIKAGVSDYLLKPLNHFELRKALLRFEKTSPAASRDTICIKSYGDYQFISLNDIVYLKADNNTTDFYLQNGKKLTAYKTLKHYESNLPFFFFRIHNSYIVNSNYISRINTGKALCYLNNSDVSISFSKTFKDNIDAIIRKVAPENL; the protein is encoded by the coding sequence GTGCAATATTCATATCTAATAATAGACGAAGATATTAGCGCGAAAGACACACTGGCGCAGCTTGAGGGTTTTCCTGAATATTTTTGTGCAGGGGTGGCGAGTAGTAAGGATGAAGCTGTAAACAAAATACTTGAGTTACAGCCGTCATTGGTATTTCTTGAAGTTTCTCCAAAAAATAAAAAATCACAACTGTCCCTTTCTATTATTACAGAACTGCATCAATATATTGATACGCTTCCTTATTTTGTAGTAACAACTTCCAATACAAAATTTGCGTATGATGCTATTAAGGCAGGTGTTTCAGATTATCTTTTAAAGCCGCTTAATCATTTTGAATTGAGAAAAGCTTTACTGCGTTTTGAAAAGACCAGTCCGGCTGCATCAAGAGATACTATATGTATTAAGTCATACGGTGACTATCAGTTTATCTCGCTTAATGATATTGTGTATCTTAAAGCAGATAATAATACGACCGACTTTTATCTGCAAAACGGCAAAAAGCTTACAGCTTATAAAACGCTTAAGCATTATGAGTCAAATCTGCCGTTTTTCTTCTTCAGGATACATAACAGCTATATAGTAAACAGTAATTATATTTCAAGAATTAATACGGGTAAGGCACTATGTTATTTAAATAACAGTGATGTGTCTATCTCATTTTCTAAAACATTTAAGGATAATATTGATGCTATTATCCGAAAGGTTGCTCCCGAAAATTTATAA
- a CDS encoding acyl-CoA dehydrogenase: MDFKLTEEHLMIQQAARDFAQNELLPGVIERDEKQIFPAEQIKKMGELGFLGMMVDPKYGGSGLDTMSYVIAMEEISKVDASASVVMSVNNSLVCWGLETFGTEEQKQKYLTRLASGEIIGAFCLSEPEAGSDATSQKTTAIDKGDHYLLNGTKNWITNGSTADVYLVIAQTDIEKRHRGINALIVEKGMPGFEIGAKEQKLGIRGSDTHSLMFTDVKVPKENRIGEDGFGFKFAMKTLAGGRIGIASQALGIASGAYELALKYSQERKAFGTEICNHQAIAFKLADMAVQIEAARHLCMKAAWDKDNHNNYDLSGAMAKLYASQVAMDTTIEAVQIHGGNGYVKEYHVERFMRDAKITQIYEGTSEIQKIVISRSILTK, translated from the coding sequence ATGGATTTTAAACTTACTGAAGAGCATCTGATGATTCAGCAGGCAGCCAGGGATTTTGCCCAAAATGAATTACTTCCGGGTGTTATTGAAAGAGACGAAAAACAAATTTTCCCTGCTGAGCAAATTAAAAAAATGGGAGAACTTGGTTTTCTTGGTATGATGGTTGACCCAAAATACGGAGGTAGCGGGCTTGACACCATGTCTTATGTAATTGCAATGGAGGAAATCTCTAAAGTTGATGCTTCAGCTTCAGTTGTTATGTCAGTAAATAACTCTCTTGTATGCTGGGGACTTGAAACTTTTGGTACCGAAGAGCAAAAACAAAAATACCTTACACGCCTGGCATCAGGTGAGATTATAGGTGCATTTTGTCTTTCTGAGCCGGAAGCAGGTAGTGATGCTACTTCGCAAAAAACAACAGCTATAGACAAAGGAGACCATTACTTACTAAACGGTACTAAAAACTGGATTACAAACGGAAGTACTGCCGATGTTTATTTAGTTATCGCTCAAACTGATATCGAAAAAAGACACAGAGGTATTAATGCCTTAATCGTTGAGAAAGGCATGCCTGGTTTTGAAATAGGTGCAAAAGAGCAAAAACTTGGTATCCGCGGATCTGACACACATTCATTAATGTTTACTGACGTAAAAGTTCCTAAGGAAAACAGAATAGGTGAAGACGGATTCGGTTTCAAATTTGCAATGAAAACACTTGCAGGAGGAAGAATCGGTATTGCATCTCAGGCATTAGGTATTGCTTCAGGAGCTTACGAACTTGCTCTTAAATATTCTCAGGAAAGAAAAGCTTTTGGTACAGAAATATGTAACCACCAGGCTATTGCATTTAAACTGGCTGATATGGCTGTTCAAATTGAAGCTGCCCGCCACCTTTGCATGAAGGCAGCATGGGATAAAGACAACCACAACAACTACGATCTAAGTGGCGCAATGGCTAAACTTTATGCTTCTCAGGTAGCTATGGACACTACTATCGAAGCTGTACAGATACACGGTGGCAACGGATATGTAAAAGAATATCATGTGGAAAGATTTATGCGTGATGCAAAAATCACTCAGATTTATGAAGGAACATCTGAAATTCAGAAAATTGTAATTTCAAGATCAATTCTTACAAAATAA
- a CDS encoding Glu/Leu/Phe/Val dehydrogenase dimerization domain-containing protein gives MKDLLKKYENKQPEIVFNWKDSETEAEGWTVINSLRGGAAGGGTRMRKGLDMNEVLSLAKTMEVKFTVSGPAIGGAKSGINFDPADPRKKGVLQRWYKAVSPLLKSYYGTGGDLNVDEIHEVIPMTEECGVWHPQEGVFNGHFKPSEADKINRIGQLRQGVIKVIENPAFSPDVDKKYTVADMITGYGVAEAVRHFYAIYGGDVKGKKAIVQGFGNVGSAAAFYLAKMGAKVVGIIDRDGGLLNENGFTFEEIRELFLNKDGNKLVADNMIPFEEINEKIWKIGAEIFTPCAASRLVTKEQLDNMIAAGLEVISCGANVPFADKEIFFGPIMEETDSKVSLIPDFISNCGMARVFAYFMEKKVGMTDEAVFNDTSETIKKAIERVHEQNSSKLNISNTAFEIALKQLV, from the coding sequence ATGAAAGATTTATTAAAGAAATACGAAAATAAACAACCTGAAATAGTTTTTAACTGGAAAGACTCTGAAACAGAAGCAGAGGGGTGGACAGTAATTAATTCACTTAGAGGTGGTGCAGCCGGTGGAGGTACCAGAATGAGAAAAGGACTTGATATGAATGAAGTGCTTTCTCTTGCAAAAACTATGGAAGTTAAATTTACGGTTTCTGGCCCTGCTATTGGCGGAGCTAAATCGGGAATAAATTTTGATCCGGCAGATCCAAGAAAAAAAGGCGTTTTACAACGTTGGTATAAAGCGGTTTCTCCACTATTAAAAAGCTACTATGGTACAGGTGGTGACCTTAATGTTGACGAAATACATGAGGTAATCCCAATGACCGAGGAGTGTGGTGTGTGGCATCCGCAGGAAGGTGTGTTTAACGGGCACTTTAAACCAAGCGAGGCAGATAAAATTAACCGTATCGGTCAGTTAAGACAAGGTGTTATTAAAGTAATTGAAAACCCTGCTTTCTCTCCGGACGTTGATAAAAAATATACTGTAGCCGATATGATTACTGGTTATGGTGTTGCAGAAGCTGTACGTCATTTCTACGCTATTTACGGCGGTGATGTAAAAGGCAAAAAAGCTATCGTTCAGGGTTTTGGTAACGTAGGTTCTGCAGCTGCTTTCTATCTTGCAAAAATGGGAGCTAAAGTTGTAGGTATTATAGACCGTGACGGCGGACTTCTAAATGAGAACGGATTTACTTTTGAAGAGATAAGAGAGCTTTTCCTTAATAAGGATGGTAACAAGCTTGTTGCTGATAATATGATTCCGTTTGAGGAAATCAATGAGAAGATATGGAAAATAGGTGCAGAGATATTTACACCTTGTGCAGCATCAAGACTGGTAACAAAAGAACAGTTAGATAATATGATTGCTGCTGGTCTTGAGGTTATTTCTTGTGGTGCTAACGTTCCGTTTGCAGATAAGGAAATCTTCTTTGGTCCTATTATGGAGGAGACAGACAGTAAAGTAAGCTTAATTCCTGACTTTATTTCTAATTGTGGTATGGCAAGGGTATTTGCTTACTTCATGGAGAAAAAAGTTGGTATGACAGATGAGGCTGTATTTAACGATACATCTGAAACAATTAAAAAAGCAATTGAAAGAGTACACGAGCAAAACAGCTCCAAGCTTAATATAAGCAATACTGCTTTTGAAATAGCTTTAAAGCAACTGGTATAA
- a CDS encoding anhydro-N-acetylmuramic acid kinase codes for MIGQNYNVLGIMSGTSLDGVDLAHIIFTVNNGKWSYNISECQTVAYSDEWVKRLKEAVNYRGDELAELNTDYTSLLGGVIKTFIEDNAIKGLDAVCSHGHTILHQPANGFTLQIGNKKEIADIVNETVVCDFRVQDVKMGGQGAPLVPIGDRLLFADYTYCLNLGGFSNISFENNGKRLAFDICAVNTVLNYYANGLGLPYDDGGKIAAGGKMIPKLFDEFNALAFYSMPFPKSLGFEYVKEVLLPLMESYDNSVEDKMHTFTKHVALQISNVLKDMPKGKLLVTGGGAYNTFLIKSLEALLPENTVVIPGDKTIQFKEALIFGLLGVLKLREEVNVLSSVTGASRDHSSGIVLGG; via the coding sequence ATGATTGGACAAAACTACAACGTTTTAGGGATTATGTCGGGAACTTCGCTTGACGGGGTTGATTTGGCACACATTATTTTTACTGTAAATAATGGTAAATGGTCTTATAATATTTCTGAATGTCAAACAGTTGCTTATAGTGATGAGTGGGTTAAGAGATTGAAAGAAGCTGTTAATTATAGAGGTGATGAACTAGCGGAATTAAATACTGACTATACCTCTCTTTTAGGGGGTGTTATAAAAACCTTTATTGAGGATAATGCAATAAAAGGTCTGGATGCGGTTTGTTCCCATGGTCATACAATTTTACATCAGCCGGCTAACGGGTTTACATTACAGATAGGCAATAAAAAGGAAATTGCTGATATAGTTAATGAGACCGTAGTTTGCGATTTTAGGGTTCAGGATGTAAAAATGGGCGGGCAGGGTGCTCCGCTTGTACCTATAGGAGACAGGCTTTTGTTTGCAGATTATACTTACTGTTTAAACCTGGGAGGGTTTTCTAATATTTCTTTTGAGAATAACGGTAAGCGTCTGGCTTTTGATATATGTGCGGTAAATACAGTATTGAATTACTATGCTAACGGTTTAGGGTTGCCTTATGATGATGGAGGAAAAATAGCTGCCGGAGGAAAAATGATTCCTAAACTTTTTGATGAATTTAATGCTTTAGCATTTTATAGTATGCCTTTTCCTAAGTCGTTAGGCTTTGAATATGTAAAAGAGGTATTGCTTCCCTTAATGGAAAGTTATGATAATAGTGTAGAAGATAAAATGCATACGTTTACAAAGCATGTTGCGCTACAAATAAGTAACGTGCTTAAAGATATGCCTAAAGGTAAATTGCTTGTTACCGGTGGAGGTGCCTATAATACTTTCCTTATAAAAAGTCTTGAAGCTCTATTACCTGAAAATACTGTCGTAATTCCTGGTGATAAAACAATACAGTTTAAGGAGGCGCTCATTTTTGGCTTGTTGGGTGTATTAAAGCTAAGGGAAGAGGTGAATGTACTTTCCAGTGTTACGGGGGCTAGTAGGGATCATAGTTCGGGGATTGTGTTGGGGGGTTAA
- a CDS encoding bifunctional folylpolyglutamate synthase/dihydrofolate synthase: protein MTYQQTIEWMFKQLPMYQTQGASAFKKDLTNTLLLAKHLNNPENGFKSIHVAGTNGKGSVSNMLASILQETGYKVGLYTSPHLKDFRERIKINGKDISEEFVCSFMEKNKPFFEENHLSFFEMTVGLAFDYFTKEKVDVAVIETGMGGRLDSTNIITPLVSVITNIGFDHMQFLGDTLEKIAYEKAGIIKNNIPVVVGEYMSETKVVFETKAKEMNASITFASDEEFTEYESDLTGDYQQKNKKTVLAALNVLNNQFTISDANIKAGFLNVVKNTGFMGRWQILQHDPMVVCDTAHNADGLKIVVNQIEKQKFDVLRIVFGVVNDKDLSEILPLMPKNAIYYFCKPNLMRGLDANILQQEFAKFDLKGKVYASVGDAYINALNDAGKNDFIYVGGSTFVVAEIL, encoded by the coding sequence ATGACCTATCAGCAAACTATAGAATGGATGTTTAAGCAGTTGCCCATGTATCAGACCCAGGGGGCTTCTGCTTTTAAAAAAGACCTTACCAATACATTATTACTGGCTAAGCATTTAAATAACCCTGAAAATGGGTTTAAATCGATACATGTGGCCGGTACAAACGGAAAAGGTTCGGTATCTAATATGCTTGCTTCTATCTTACAGGAAACGGGCTATAAGGTGGGGTTATACACCTCGCCGCACCTTAAGGATTTCAGGGAGCGCATAAAAATTAACGGGAAGGATATATCCGAAGAGTTTGTTTGCAGCTTTATGGAGAAAAATAAGCCTTTCTTTGAAGAGAATCATCTTAGTTTTTTTGAAATGACTGTTGGCCTGGCTTTCGATTATTTCACTAAAGAAAAGGTTGATGTGGCTGTTATAGAAACAGGAATGGGAGGCAGGTTGGATTCAACTAATATTATCACTCCCTTGGTTTCGGTTATCACCAATATAGGTTTCGATCATATGCAGTTTTTGGGAGATACCCTGGAAAAGATAGCTTATGAAAAGGCGGGGATAATTAAAAACAACATTCCTGTGGTTGTAGGTGAATATATGTCGGAGACCAAAGTTGTTTTTGAAACCAAAGCGAAGGAAATGAATGCCAGTATCACTTTTGCTTCTGACGAGGAGTTTACGGAGTATGAATCGGATCTTACGGGTGATTACCAGCAAAAAAATAAGAAAACTGTTTTAGCCGCACTGAATGTTTTAAATAATCAATTTACTATAAGTGATGCTAATATTAAAGCTGGCTTTTTAAATGTTGTAAAGAATACAGGGTTTATGGGTAGATGGCAAATACTGCAACATGACCCTATGGTGGTTTGCGACACGGCTCATAATGCAGATGGGCTTAAAATTGTGGTTAACCAGATTGAAAAGCAAAAATTTGATGTTTTAAGGATAGTTTTTGGAGTGGTAAACGATAAAGACCTGAGTGAAATTTTACCACTGATGCCTAAAAATGCAATTTATTATTTCTGTAAACCGAATTTAATGCGTGGGCTTGATGCAAATATCCTTCAGCAGGAATTTGCTAAGTTTGATTTGAAGGGTAAAGTATATGCTTCTGTTGGAGATGCTTATATAAATGCATTGAATGATGCCGGTAAAAATGACTTTATTTATGTGGGAGGAAGCACATTTGTGGTAGCAGAAATTTTATAA
- a CDS encoding response regulator has product MQRDLKILIVDDHPMTVNGYINVLSDENIEGHNLIFTKALDCKQAYDLITSQHFDIAYLDLSLPPYEEKNITSGFDLGVLIRKTIPDCVIIILTMHSEASLVDRLIKDINPEGILCKSDIDIDEFVNAFKIIFDGEKYMSNKIMKSLRDKDFDKYNLDSYDRQILMRLSEGILTKNIPNYVPLSLSAIEKRKANLKNMFLEGSSGDDHDLIEAIKKIGII; this is encoded by the coding sequence ATGCAGAGAGATTTAAAAATTCTTATCGTTGACGACCACCCCATGACGGTTAACGGTTACATCAATGTTTTATCAGATGAAAACATTGAGGGGCATAATCTTATATTCACTAAAGCACTGGACTGCAAACAGGCTTACGACCTTATTACCAGCCAGCATTTCGACATTGCTTACCTTGATCTCAGCCTCCCCCCGTATGAAGAAAAAAACATAACATCGGGCTTTGATTTAGGTGTGCTTATTCGAAAAACCATTCCAGACTGTGTTATTATCATATTAACAATGCACAGTGAGGCTTCTTTAGTTGACCGTTTGATTAAAGACATTAACCCGGAAGGTATTTTATGCAAAAGCGACATTGATATTGATGAGTTTGTAAACGCCTTTAAGATAATTTTTGACGGCGAGAAATACATGAGCAACAAAATCATGAAATCGCTAAGAGATAAAGACTTCGACAAGTACAACCTCGACAGTTACGACAGACAGATACTTATGAGGCTTAGCGAAGGAATACTCACAAAAAATATCCCCAACTATGTACCGCTCTCCCTAAGCGCCATAGAAAAACGAAAAGCAAACCTCAAAAATATGTTTCTTGAAGGAAGCAGCGGAGACGACCACGATCTCATTGAAGCCATTAAAAAAATAGGCATTATTTAA
- a CDS encoding helix-turn-helix domain-containing protein — protein sequence MNVIGQKIKKLREEKGITQEAMAIHLDVTQSNYGRLEKDDRRLNVVKLLKIVQILDVNINYLFNEIISETEPGEDMFNQANKEVYEILVESLKAEIQHLKEEINFLRVIVKS from the coding sequence ATGAACGTAATAGGCCAAAAAATTAAGAAACTTAGAGAAGAAAAAGGAATCACACAAGAAGCCATGGCTATCCATCTTGATGTAACACAAAGTAACTACGGAAGACTGGAGAAAGATGACAGAAGATTAAATGTAGTAAAGCTTTTAAAAATTGTTCAGATTCTTGACGTAAACATTAACTACCTGTTCAACGAGATAATCAGCGAGACTGAACCGGGAGAAGATATGTTTAACCAAGCTAATAAAGAAGTTTACGAAATATTAGTAGAGAGCCTTAAGGCAGAAATACAACATCTTAAAGAAGAAATAAACTTCTTAAGAGTAATTGTAAAAAGCTAA
- a CDS encoding tetratricopeptide repeat-containing sensor histidine kinase: MNNYQKIFFFLVFFILVISCKDREEELSIEDNTIHSLFKKADDASDIDIRKMYLDSVMIKVKDYPIEDSLPKFYHKACKGYYNSDFYDDALISGRKSLYLYNKAKDSLNSAEVMYLMGSIFYHGKSERDSAFAYYTQSEKLYQKLHDYDGLGRSKLYKAYIYYNSGEYQLCETEAVRALALLQGKDVIDLYNCHNLIAAALAGQKMYSQAIEYYEFAMRQIESFSKAGYSQEYINYYRASCYNNWGEVYVDMEEYDKAIDLYSNALKLISEKDFTSLYAKLLNHLAYAKFKKGDMKDVEANFLKSFKIRDSINNAYGIISSEIKLGEFYAYKKDTVLAVDYLKEAYHNAKELKSGDDILKALDKLALIDKKRSDLYYSNYKAVTDSLQLVAQENRDKFARIEYETDRLQDEKEALVKRNGFIIGVSAMVMLFIGAVFIIYYLNSRNKKLLLEQEHQKANEEIYQLMFEQQNKIDKAREEEKSRIAMELHDGILNNIYAVRLNLEFINRKSDDESVVKRKEYIKQLQTVESEIRSVSHDLSRNAVFQDKSFKDVLESLVMSQKNKFKTAFDVAVDGTINWDEMPNIQKVNVYRIIQEGLQNINKYSVAQNAMVEINKDGNAISIYIKDDGIGFDPEKVKGGIGLRNLRKRTSVLNGKLDILSSPGQGSKIKIVFPN; the protein is encoded by the coding sequence TTGAACAACTACCAAAAAATATTCTTCTTTCTCGTTTTTTTTATCCTTGTTATTTCCTGTAAGGATAGGGAGGAAGAATTGTCTATAGAAGATAATACAATACACAGTTTATTTAAAAAGGCAGATGATGCTTCTGATATTGATATCAGGAAAATGTATCTTGATTCTGTAATGATAAAAGTAAAGGATTATCCTATTGAGGATAGTTTGCCTAAATTTTATCACAAGGCGTGTAAAGGGTATTACAATTCTGATTTTTATGATGATGCGCTAATTTCGGGACGAAAAAGTCTTTACCTGTATAATAAAGCAAAGGATAGTCTTAATTCCGCAGAAGTCATGTATCTGATGGGAAGTATTTTCTACCATGGAAAATCTGAAAGGGACAGTGCGTTTGCTTATTATACCCAGTCGGAAAAGTTATACCAGAAACTTCATGATTATGATGGCCTTGGGAGGAGTAAGCTTTACAAGGCTTATATTTATTACAATAGTGGTGAATATCAGTTGTGTGAAACCGAAGCTGTAAGGGCTTTGGCTCTTTTGCAGGGTAAAGATGTTATCGATTTATATAACTGCCATAATCTTATTGCGGCCGCGCTTGCGGGGCAAAAAATGTATTCTCAGGCTATAGAATATTATGAGTTTGCCATGAGGCAAATAGAGTCTTTTTCTAAGGCGGGCTACAGTCAGGAATATATTAATTACTACAGGGCCAGTTGTTACAACAATTGGGGCGAGGTATATGTGGATATGGAGGAATATGATAAGGCTATTGATTTATATAGTAATGCCCTTAAGCTTATATCCGAAAAAGATTTCACATCCTTATATGCAAAACTTCTAAACCATCTTGCTTATGCCAAATTTAAAAAAGGGGATATGAAAGATGTGGAAGCAAACTTTCTGAAATCTTTTAAAATTAGAGACAGCATCAATAATGCTTATGGTATTATATCAAGCGAAATAAAATTAGGAGAGTTTTATGCCTATAAAAAGGATACTGTGCTTGCGGTTGACTATTTAAAAGAGGCTTATCATAACGCTAAAGAGCTTAAAAGCGGTGACGATATACTCAAAGCATTAGATAAATTGGCCTTAATAGACAAAAAACGCTCTGATCTTTATTATTCCAATTATAAAGCTGTTACTGATAGTTTACAGTTAGTGGCGCAGGAAAACAGGGATAAATTTGCACGTATAGAATATGAAACCGACAGGCTTCAGGATGAAAAGGAAGCGCTGGTAAAACGTAATGGTTTTATAATAGGAGTATCTGCTATGGTTATGTTATTTATTGGTGCGGTTTTTATTATTTATTACCTGAACTCAAGAAACAAAAAACTATTGCTGGAACAGGAACATCAAAAGGCTAATGAGGAAATTTACCAGCTGATGTTCGAGCAGCAAAATAAAATTGATAAGGCAAGGGAAGAGGAGAAGAGTCGTATAGCTATGGAGTTGCATGACGGTATACTTAATAATATATATGCGGTTAGGCTGAATCTCGAGTTTATAAACAGAAAATCGGATGATGAATCTGTAGTTAAGAGAAAAGAATACATAAAACAGCTGCAAACGGTAGAGAGTGAAATAAGAAGCGTTTCGCATGATCTTAGCCGTAATGCGGTATTTCAGGATAAGAGTTTTAAAGATGTATTGGAGTCGCTTGTTATGAGTCAGAAAAATAAATTTAAAACTGCTTTTGATGTCGCTGTAGATGGTACCATTAACTGGGATGAGATGCCAAACATCCAAAAAGTGAATGTTTACAGGATTATTCAGGAAGGGTTGCAGAATATCAATAAGTATAGTGTTGCCCAAAATGCTATGGTGGAAATTAATAAAGATGGTAATGCAATAAGCATTTATATTAAAGACGATGGTATTGGCTTTGATCCTGAAAAAGTTAAGGGAGGTATAGGTTTAAGGAACCTTAGAAAAAGGACTTCTGTACTTAACGGAAAACTGGATATACTTTCTTCTCCCGGGCAGGGTTCAAAAATTAAGATTGTCTTCCCTAATTAA